A window of the Streptomyces sp. NBC_01351 genome harbors these coding sequences:
- a CDS encoding SCO4225 family membrane protein → MELRRSKLEMWVPGGYVAAVLGMQLWVEVVSRTGDAGFAGMWPMLATAPLSLLALMAVPGPGDPVAAPHGLAHTGPPVPVEPLPAEAAPLPAAVSADSSLAEGFEALAGIGFYGALLFGALANATCLWALTRVVVRRRQAR, encoded by the coding sequence GTGGAACTTCGCAGGTCGAAGCTTGAGATGTGGGTGCCCGGGGGCTACGTGGCCGCCGTGCTCGGGATGCAGCTGTGGGTGGAGGTGGTCAGCCGGACCGGGGACGCGGGCTTCGCCGGTATGTGGCCGATGCTGGCGACCGCACCCCTCAGCCTCCTGGCGCTGATGGCCGTCCCCGGTCCTGGGGATCCCGTCGCGGCGCCGCACGGGCTCGCGCACACGGGCCCGCCGGTGCCGGTCGAGCCCCTCCCCGCGGAGGCCGCCCCACTTCCGGCCGCGGTGAGCGCGGACTCGTCCCTGGCCGAAGGCTTCGAGGCGCTGGCGGGGATCGGCTTCTACGGCGCGCTGCTGTTCGGCGCTCTGGCGAACGCCACGTGCCTCTGGGCGCTGACACGCGTCGTGGTACGCCGCCGGCAGGCCCGGTAA